In one window of Spartinivicinus marinus DNA:
- a CDS encoding 3'-5' exonuclease, whose product MADLTSAWQERYAQLQASSQDGRLQRFYGAGIVAGNTPINSVPLVALDFETTGLDAEQDDIVSIGLVPFTLQRIFCRDAAEWIVKPVQPLAEESVIIHGITHSEVNSAPDFQHFLEQVLLALAGKVVVVHYRQIECNFFSQALLRRIGESIQFPAIDTLELEQRALRARQGLVGRLLQKPMGSVRLADCRKRYSLPYYHPHHAMTDALATAELLQAQVAHHYRPDTPVAQLWN is encoded by the coding sequence GTGGCTGATTTAACATCTGCTTGGCAGGAACGATATGCTCAGCTACAGGCCAGCAGTCAGGATGGGCGGTTGCAGCGTTTTTATGGGGCGGGCATAGTTGCTGGTAATACACCCATTAATAGTGTGCCACTGGTGGCACTAGACTTTGAAACCACCGGGCTGGATGCTGAGCAGGATGATATTGTTAGTATTGGGTTGGTACCTTTTACCTTGCAGCGGATTTTTTGTCGGGATGCTGCCGAGTGGATTGTTAAACCGGTACAGCCTTTGGCAGAGGAGTCTGTCATCATCCATGGCATTACCCATTCTGAAGTCAATTCCGCGCCTGATTTTCAGCACTTTCTTGAACAAGTGTTGCTGGCATTGGCTGGTAAAGTTGTGGTAGTGCACTATCGCCAGATAGAGTGTAATTTTTTTTCCCAGGCGTTGTTACGACGTATTGGAGAAAGTATCCAGTTTCCAGCCATTGATACACTGGAGTTAGAGCAACGAGCACTAAGGGCGCGACAAGGGTTAGTTGGGCGATTGCTACAAAAACCAATGGGATCTGTCAGGCTAGCTGACTGCCGGAAACGTTATTCTTTACCATACTATCATCCTCACCATGCGATGACGGATGCTTTAGCAACGGCGGAGTTATTGCAGGCGCAAGTAGCGCATCACTATCGACCTGATACACCGGTAGCGCAGCTTTGGAACTAG
- a CDS encoding PLP-dependent cysteine synthase family protein, producing MLDSILDTIGNTHLVQLPVLSSTSRKINVYGKIEYFNPGFSIKDRAALKMIESLEKTHDIKPGDTIVESTSGNTGHALAMICAKKGYNLVCIVDPKTPKQNILIYKAFGANVLVVEEMDENGSYQKVRIKTAKELSKKNGWINLDQYSNPGCWMANYEHTGKEIYQDLNGKIDVLVACVSTGGHLSGIAKFLIEHLTKKPLIVAVEPVGSVIFGGKPKPFKINGAGLSFVPKNYFSEYVDMELKCSDHNAFSMCRYIAKHEGILLGGSSGSVLSVISSLINKGGIVEGSNVVGVLPDSGLKYIDTIYNDGTYDD from the coding sequence ATGCTTGATTCCATTTTAGATACTATTGGCAATACTCATCTTGTTCAGCTTCCAGTGCTATCATCAACAAGTCGTAAGATAAACGTGTATGGTAAGATTGAGTATTTCAATCCGGGCTTCAGTATTAAGGATAGAGCTGCGCTGAAAATGATAGAATCTCTTGAAAAAACACATGATATTAAACCAGGTGACACGATTGTTGAGTCAACCTCTGGTAATACTGGCCATGCGTTAGCAATGATATGTGCAAAAAAAGGATATAATTTGGTATGTATTGTAGACCCTAAAACACCAAAACAAAATATTTTGATTTATAAAGCATTTGGCGCAAATGTATTAGTGGTAGAAGAAATGGATGAAAATGGCTCTTATCAAAAAGTCAGAATTAAAACAGCAAAAGAGTTAAGTAAAAAAAATGGATGGATTAATTTAGATCAATATTCCAACCCTGGGTGTTGGATGGCTAATTATGAACATACAGGAAAAGAAATATATCAAGATTTAAATGGAAAAATAGATGTGCTGGTCGCATGTGTAAGTACTGGAGGACACTTATCAGGAATTGCGAAATTTTTGATAGAGCATTTAACAAAGAAGCCTTTAATAGTTGCTGTTGAGCCTGTTGGATCAGTCATTTTTGGTGGCAAGCCGAAGCCTTTTAAAATAAATGGTGCAGGCTTAAGTTTTGTCCCTAAAAACTATTTCTCAGAGTACGTGGATATGGAGTTAAAGTGTAGTGACCACAATGCATTCTCGATGTGCCGATATATTGCCAAACACGAAGGAATTCTCTTGGGTGGGTCTTCTGGTAGTGTGTTGTCAGTTATCTCATCATTGATAAACAAAGGGGGGATAGTCGAGGGAAGTAATGTGGTTGGTGTTTTACCAGATTCTGGGTTGAAATACATTGATACGATTTATAATGATGGAACATATGATGATTAA
- a CDS encoding putative bifunctional diguanylate cyclase/phosphodiesterase, protein MPKSRLHLGIRGKLISIFSLIKVLPLLLLAWIAWDHSVNLGHKVVDESQQMADRMLHTVATVGEVTTAQSVKALDAQAQAAIERLTVDTAEQVAQFLYERDKDLLLLAGQPPDPDTYQQFIAHRTAVVTLHQPWQMDDEGKQWQPVRPVSIKYQQVTPRVEDNRTAFHYRPPDHLGIKENRPLYREISFFDVNGQQQIRILSDPNQAAPLLDVSRAENTWYKAERYFAKLNSLQKGDIYVSDVIGAYVPSPIIGPFTRAKAKQKGISFLPENAGYAGKENPVGKRFEGIVRWITPVFQAGEKIGYLSLALDHTHIMEFTDHLVPTQQRFTPISDASSGNYAFMWDYLGRNISHPRDYFIVGYDPTTGEQVPTWLDQHTWQQWQDSGLSFQQFITQQSPYKAQSLKRKPALTQVGKGQIALDCRYLHFAPQCSGWWNLTEEGGAGSFVIFWSGLWKISTAAVIPYYTGRYANSARGFGFVTIGANIDQFHAAAMSSKDEMMGMIQQANQQLENKRNSLIAGINTRLQKITVQLTASTAVMVLLVILIAIWIASYLTNRLKDIITGMQTFTSGDLTHRLATTTEDEVGELIDTFNELANTIEQNVTSLNAEIHQRKTAETKLAQAKNELEHRVEERTLELRMSNEQLKKENKERQKAQRQIEHLARYDHLTGLANRVLFGERLKQAIQMSSVTNEALALLFIDLDGFKEVNDSLGHEVGDLLLKHVARCLESAVREGDTVARLGGDEFAVIAGGVASHDVLVEVAERLLKKLLAKACLDGHCLRAGGSIGIACYPADAKSQDKLIHFADMAMYQAKHSGGGNCYRFFTPAMHERVLHHQKIEAELHQAIQQNELRVYYQPKINLQTDEIFGMEALVRWQHPERGLLPPSEFIEIAEHTGQIIELGAWVLAEACRQTNHWHQQGITSLQVSVNVSGYQIDQRFVEHVNEVLTATQLNPQQLELELTESILMNDTPATNVILKQLRDIGVAISIDDFGTGYSSFERIRALHLDVIKVDRSFIKGLGSPDDNAIVDAIISMAKTLKVKILAEGVETKAQREYLQQANCDAAQGYLFSKPLPPELFEQLLTGHKRQ, encoded by the coding sequence ATGCCAAAAAGCCGTTTGCACCTGGGAATTCGCGGAAAACTTATTTCGATTTTCAGCCTGATTAAAGTCCTTCCGCTGTTGTTACTGGCTTGGATTGCCTGGGACCATAGCGTTAATCTTGGTCATAAGGTGGTTGATGAAAGCCAGCAAATGGCTGACAGAATGTTGCATACAGTAGCCACGGTAGGGGAAGTGACCACCGCTCAGTCAGTGAAAGCCTTGGATGCACAAGCGCAGGCAGCGATTGAGCGCTTAACGGTAGATACTGCTGAGCAGGTGGCACAGTTTCTTTATGAGCGGGATAAAGATTTACTATTGTTAGCTGGGCAGCCGCCTGATCCTGATACTTATCAACAGTTCATTGCGCATCGAACAGCCGTAGTGACGCTACATCAGCCCTGGCAAATGGATGATGAGGGGAAGCAATGGCAGCCTGTTCGGCCAGTGAGTATTAAATACCAGCAAGTAACTCCTCGTGTAGAAGACAATCGTACCGCCTTTCATTATCGTCCACCGGATCATCTAGGTATTAAAGAAAACAGGCCGCTTTATCGGGAGATCAGTTTTTTTGACGTAAATGGTCAGCAACAGATTCGCATTTTGTCAGACCCAAACCAAGCTGCTCCGTTATTGGATGTCTCTCGCGCTGAAAATACTTGGTATAAGGCAGAGCGTTATTTTGCCAAGCTGAACTCATTACAAAAAGGCGATATTTATGTATCCGATGTGATTGGTGCTTATGTGCCATCGCCTATTATTGGTCCTTTTACTCGGGCAAAGGCAAAGCAAAAAGGCATTTCTTTTTTACCCGAAAATGCCGGGTATGCAGGTAAAGAAAACCCAGTAGGGAAACGATTTGAGGGAATTGTACGGTGGATAACCCCTGTTTTTCAGGCGGGTGAAAAAATTGGGTATTTATCATTGGCATTAGATCATACCCATATTATGGAGTTTACTGACCACTTGGTGCCGACTCAACAGCGTTTTACGCCTATTTCTGATGCCAGCTCAGGAAATTATGCATTTATGTGGGACTATTTAGGGCGGAATATTTCTCATCCGCGCGATTATTTTATTGTGGGATACGATCCAACCACCGGTGAGCAGGTGCCTACCTGGTTGGATCAACACACTTGGCAACAGTGGCAAGATAGCGGTTTATCTTTTCAGCAATTTATTACCCAGCAATCACCGTATAAAGCGCAGTCATTAAAGCGAAAACCTGCTTTGACGCAAGTAGGTAAAGGACAAATAGCCTTGGATTGTCGCTACTTACATTTTGCGCCTCAATGTTCAGGTTGGTGGAATCTTACTGAAGAAGGTGGGGCAGGCTCGTTTGTAATTTTTTGGAGTGGGCTCTGGAAAATTTCGACAGCTGCAGTAATTCCTTATTATACCGGGCGCTATGCAAACAGTGCTCGTGGTTTTGGCTTTGTCACCATTGGCGCTAATATTGATCAGTTTCATGCGGCGGCAATGTCCTCAAAAGATGAAATGATGGGGATGATTCAACAAGCTAACCAACAACTGGAAAATAAACGTAACTCTTTAATTGCTGGGATTAACACCAGGCTGCAGAAAATTACTGTGCAGTTAACGGCTTCAACGGCTGTGATGGTGTTGTTGGTCATTTTAATTGCTATTTGGATAGCTTCTTATCTCACCAATCGACTGAAAGATATTATCACTGGAATGCAAACCTTTACTTCAGGTGATTTGACCCATCGACTGGCCACAACTACTGAAGATGAGGTAGGTGAGTTGATTGATACTTTTAATGAACTGGCGAATACCATTGAGCAAAATGTAACGAGTTTAAATGCTGAAATCCATCAGCGTAAAACCGCTGAAACCAAGCTGGCACAAGCAAAGAATGAGCTGGAGCATCGGGTTGAAGAGCGGACCTTAGAGCTTCGAATGAGTAATGAACAACTGAAAAAAGAAAATAAAGAGCGACAAAAAGCGCAACGACAAATTGAGCATTTAGCCCGTTATGATCACCTGACTGGCTTGGCTAATCGGGTGCTGTTTGGAGAGCGTTTAAAGCAAGCTATACAAATGTCGTCAGTGACTAATGAAGCGTTAGCTTTATTATTTATTGATTTAGATGGCTTTAAAGAAGTGAATGATTCATTAGGACACGAAGTCGGTGATTTATTACTGAAACATGTCGCCCGCTGTTTAGAAAGTGCTGTGCGAGAAGGGGATACCGTAGCTCGGCTTGGAGGGGATGAATTTGCCGTCATTGCAGGGGGAGTCGCCAGCCATGATGTGCTAGTGGAAGTTGCAGAGCGACTATTGAAAAAACTGCTGGCTAAAGCTTGTCTCGATGGTCATTGTTTACGGGCGGGTGGTAGCATCGGCATTGCTTGCTATCCTGCTGATGCTAAAAGTCAGGATAAACTAATTCATTTTGCTGATATGGCGATGTATCAGGCAAAACATAGTGGTGGAGGGAATTGTTATCGGTTCTTTACTCCTGCAATGCATGAGCGGGTGCTACACCATCAAAAAATTGAGGCTGAGTTGCATCAGGCAATTCAACAAAATGAACTCAGAGTGTATTACCAACCAAAAATTAATTTACAAACGGATGAAATCTTTGGCATGGAAGCACTGGTTCGCTGGCAGCACCCTGAGCGAGGCTTATTACCCCCTTCGGAATTTATCGAAATTGCTGAACATACTGGGCAAATTATTGAGCTGGGGGCTTGGGTGCTTGCAGAGGCATGTCGTCAAACCAACCACTGGCATCAACAAGGAATTACCAGCTTGCAGGTGTCAGTGAATGTATCAGGTTATCAAATTGATCAGCGCTTTGTGGAGCATGTAAACGAGGTGTTAACCGCTACTCAGCTAAACCCACAACAGTTAGAGTTGGAACTAACTGAATCGATTTTAATGAATGATACCCCTGCGACTAATGTAATTTTGAAGCAATTGAGGGATATAGGTGTTGCTATTTCTATTGATGACTTTGGTACTGGCTACTCATCTTTTGAGCGAATCAGAGCCTTACATTTAGATGTGATTAAAGTAGACAGAAGTTTTATTAAAGGGCTAGGTTCGCCAGATGACAATGCCATTGTTGATGCAATTATCAGCATGGCAAAAACCTTAAAAGTAAAAATCCTGGCAGAAGGTGTAGAAACCAAAGCGCAGCGTGAGTATTTACAGCAGGCGAATTGTGATGCAGCTCAGGGTTATTTGTTCAGTAAGCCGCTGCCACCCGAGTTATTTGAGCAGTTGCTCACTGGCCATAAACGACAGTAG
- a CDS encoding DUF294 nucleotidyltransferase-like domain-containing protein, whose translation MQVEQLEIVNFLAKHPPFDELPNDALKLLAQQTEIAYYRGGTDILVYGDSIQDLFVIRSGSVEIYRRTGELYNRLAEGDVFGQMGLMMNRRVRLPAKALEDTLVYCIPADQFSEYNDRFDTFADFFEAEGGELLRRTLSSQADNNDLTTVKIKSLLTREAVTVPQQTSVREAALTMTEEGVSSLLITDPEMTVNEDEYSGQLIGIVTDRDLRERVLAADISRDTPVGDVMTTDVAVIDDNAYVFEAMLAMLRGNVHHLPVMRRHHPIGVVAMSDIVRHESQSSLLLVRGIFAQQTVDDLKSYAQQLPSVFVRMVNEDANSHMIGSAMAWIGRSFKQRLLELAEEKLGSPPVPYCFLALGSMARDEQLIVTDQDNAIILDNGYDPAQHNSYFEPLANFVCDGLAACGYAYCSGEIMASNAQWRMTLSQWKEQFANWIENPVPEALLHSSIFFDLDGVWGKTSWAKQLQTFIARKARQNQKFLACLARNALNRTPPLGFFKGFVMEQDGQHKKSINLKRRGTAPLSDVIRVHALAVGSRAQNSFERLEDIIEASILPPGKGQDLSDALEYIAMVRIRHQAADIERGDEPDNNIEPEMLSTFERRNLKEAFQVLDKSQSFLKYRYHASKALR comes from the coding sequence ATGCAAGTAGAACAACTGGAAATCGTTAATTTTTTGGCCAAGCATCCACCGTTTGATGAGCTGCCTAATGATGCGCTCAAGCTGCTGGCTCAACAAACGGAAATTGCCTATTACCGAGGGGGCACTGATATTCTAGTTTATGGTGACTCGATCCAGGATTTATTTGTTATTCGTAGTGGATCAGTGGAAATTTATCGGCGCACTGGAGAGCTTTATAACCGTTTGGCAGAGGGAGATGTGTTTGGCCAGATGGGGTTAATGATGAATCGTCGAGTCCGTCTTCCTGCCAAAGCCCTTGAAGATACCTTGGTTTATTGCATTCCTGCTGATCAGTTCAGTGAATATAACGACCGTTTTGACACTTTTGCTGATTTTTTTGAGGCAGAAGGTGGCGAACTACTACGTCGCACCCTATCCAGTCAGGCTGATAACAATGACCTGACCACCGTAAAAATAAAATCGTTGTTGACCCGAGAAGCGGTGACTGTACCTCAACAAACCTCTGTTCGTGAAGCGGCATTGACCATGACGGAAGAGGGAGTGTCATCGTTATTAATTACTGATCCTGAAATGACGGTTAATGAAGATGAATACAGTGGCCAGCTGATAGGAATTGTCACCGACCGGGATTTACGAGAGCGAGTATTGGCCGCTGATATTTCCCGTGATACACCGGTGGGAGACGTAATGACCACTGATGTGGCAGTCATTGATGATAATGCCTATGTATTTGAAGCCATGCTGGCGATGTTGCGAGGTAATGTCCATCACTTGCCAGTGATGCGCCGCCATCACCCCATTGGAGTAGTGGCGATGTCAGATATTGTGCGTCACGAATCTCAAAGCAGCTTGTTATTAGTACGGGGGATTTTCGCCCAGCAAACCGTAGATGATTTAAAAAGCTATGCACAGCAGCTGCCATCAGTCTTTGTTCGGATGGTTAATGAAGATGCCAACTCCCATATGATTGGTAGTGCCATGGCCTGGATTGGCCGTAGTTTTAAGCAGCGGTTGCTGGAGCTTGCAGAAGAAAAGCTGGGTTCACCCCCAGTGCCTTATTGTTTTTTGGCGTTGGGCTCAATGGCTCGTGATGAGCAGCTGATAGTGACTGATCAGGACAATGCGATTATTTTGGATAACGGCTATGACCCAGCACAGCATAATAGTTACTTTGAGCCGTTGGCTAATTTTGTTTGTGATGGGTTGGCGGCTTGTGGCTATGCTTACTGCAGCGGCGAAATCATGGCATCTAATGCTCAATGGCGAATGACTCTGAGCCAGTGGAAAGAACAGTTTGCTAACTGGATTGAAAACCCTGTACCTGAAGCGTTGTTACATAGCTCGATTTTTTTTGATTTGGATGGGGTATGGGGAAAAACTAGCTGGGCCAAGCAATTGCAAACCTTTATTGCTCGGAAAGCTCGTCAGAATCAGAAGTTTCTTGCTTGTCTGGCCCGAAATGCGCTGAATAGAACGCCACCCTTAGGTTTTTTTAAAGGGTTTGTAATGGAGCAGGATGGTCAGCATAAAAAGTCAATTAATCTAAAGCGCCGAGGAACTGCCCCCTTGTCAGATGTGATCCGTGTTCATGCCCTAGCCGTCGGCTCCCGAGCTCAAAACTCGTTTGAGCGGCTTGAGGATATTATCGAGGCCAGTATTCTTCCCCCTGGGAAAGGTCAGGATTTAAGCGATGCGTTGGAATACATCGCTATGGTTAGGATACGCCATCAAGCCGCGGATATTGAGCGGGGGGATGAGCCAGATAACAATATTGAGCCCGAGATGTTGTCTACCTTTGAGCGACGTAACCTTAAAGAAGCCTTTCAGGTGCTGGATAAATCCCAAAGCTTTTTGAAATATCGCTATCATGCATCAAAAGCATTGCGGTAG
- a CDS encoding DUF1015 family protein has translation MSLIEQKTKVIDCNAFNSLLFQDCNEGLFIYHISGLFNDEPHEVIGVLSQYRNKGKSMVYPHEEIDSQRLAALQQEIVQQQGMSTPCYLVTNSKFYPRFTLSRLIQSAQPIISFKDKSFTHSIFYIHEAIDCIEVMLAINRIEHFLIADGHHRFAAYQQQTSIDTSSIVSLPVFITQTSETKVKSFGLVGWLNEHFNWQQLVDHCRQLGLKTCKEEQADFLIHYQNQKLVVAFDLLIGRKGFNQPGYHHNFILENLSSLNGVETISSEALAFQHKNHLSDINLSSHYLFIQTRSPSVESIYQSALQGHLLPKKSTCFLFKPLEGVIDFLQNEIKVAS, from the coding sequence ATGAGTCTTATAGAACAAAAAACTAAAGTGATTGATTGTAATGCATTTAATAGTCTTCTATTTCAAGATTGTAATGAGGGCCTTTTTATATACCATATTAGTGGTTTGTTTAATGATGAACCTCATGAAGTTATTGGTGTTTTAAGCCAATATAGAAATAAAGGGAAATCAATGGTTTATCCTCATGAAGAGATTGATTCTCAACGGCTGGCCGCTCTTCAGCAGGAAATAGTACAACAGCAGGGCATGAGCACCCCCTGTTACTTAGTGACAAATAGCAAATTTTATCCTCGGTTTACATTATCAAGATTAATACAGTCAGCACAGCCAATCATTAGTTTCAAAGATAAATCATTCACTCACTCAATTTTTTATATTCATGAAGCTATCGACTGTATAGAGGTTATGTTAGCAATCAATCGCATCGAACATTTTCTTATTGCTGATGGCCACCACCGATTTGCAGCCTATCAACAACAAACCAGTATTGATACTAGTAGCATTGTGTCACTCCCCGTATTTATTACACAGACATCTGAAACCAAAGTTAAGAGTTTTGGCCTAGTCGGTTGGCTTAATGAACACTTTAACTGGCAACAGCTTGTTGATCATTGTAGACAGCTAGGATTAAAGACCTGTAAAGAAGAACAGGCTGATTTCTTGATTCACTACCAAAATCAAAAGCTGGTGGTTGCTTTTGATTTGCTAATTGGTAGAAAAGGGTTTAACCAGCCAGGTTATCATCATAACTTCATATTAGAAAATCTCAGTAGTTTAAATGGGGTAGAGACTATTTCAAGCGAGGCATTAGCCTTTCAGCATAAAAACCACTTATCTGATATCAACCTAAGCTCTCATTACTTATTCATACAAACCCGTTCACCCAGTGTTGAATCGATTTACCAAAGTGCCTTACAAGGCCATTTGCTTCCTAAGAAGTCCACATGTTTTCTATTTAAGCCTCTAGAAGGTGTTATTGATTTTTTACAAAATGAAATAAAAGTTGCTTCATAA